The sequence GGCCGTCGATGTCTCCGAGCAATTTCTTCCCAGCGGTAAGTTGGTGGTCTACACCAAAAGCCGGGAAGGAAAAAAGGATGAATGGTTCGCCAAGTCTAAAGACCAGCTGGAAGATCTTCCGGTGATTGTCCTTGTTAACGAAGGGTCAGCAAGTGCCTCAGAGATCGTAGCTGGGGCGCTGCAAGATTGGGGTCGGGCTGTCGTAGTCGGGACCACATCGTTTGGAAAAGGATCGGTACAGACAATCTTGGCCTTGGGCGATGGCTCAGGTCTTCGCCTCACGACCGCCAAGTACTATACGCCAAAAGGTCGGTCGATTCAGTCGACCGGAATTACCCCCGATATTGTGGTGAAGCTTCCCAATGCCTCCACGGCCAAAGCCGCTGATGGGAAACCCAATGAGAAGGAGGGAGAGGGGAAGACAGTTAAACCACCGGTCGGTAAGGATGCCTCCCCACATGATGGAAAGTCCCCGGACGAACCTGGTTCGAAAAATGGAACACCTCCCTCGTCTTTGCAAGAACTGAGCGGGGAGCTTTCGCTCGAACAGGATATCCAGCTGCAGAAGGCGGTGGAGCTGTTGAAGAGCTGGAAGATATTCAAGGAACTGAAGGTGTCCTAAGGCTCCGGTTTCTGCATCCGTTGTCGGACGGCTTGCAGTAACTGCTCCTCTGATCCTGAGAAGTTCGGCAGCGTTCGAATCAGATGTGATCGAAGGAGTTGCTCGAGGTCCAAAAGCGTCCGTATGCCGAGCCGGAAGTAGAGATAGGTCACGAGTGAATCGGAGAGCCCTGGAAGTGTCGACCAGTCACGGACGTCCGTTGGGAGAGGGGTTTTAAGCTCTTCATAGGCTCGGATGGTTCCCGTCGCGAGGAACTCTTCGATCTTTTTCGCGAGATCAGTCCCAATCCCGTCAATCTCCTCAAGCCCATGGCGACTCGCTATGGTTTCCACATCTTCTTCGATAGCCAGCAAGGCATCCGCGGCCCGTCGATAGGCTCGTACGCGATAGGGGTTGG is a genomic window of Candidatus Nitrospira kreftii containing:
- a CDS encoding hypothetical protein (putative DNA polymerase IV, family X (N-terminal)) — protein: MKHNNLQLATIFRSMADLLSSQRANPYRVRAYRRAADALLAIEEDVETIASRHGLEEIDGIGTDLAKKIEEFLATGTIRAYEELKTPLPTDVRDWSTLPGLSDSLVTYLYFRLGIRTLLDLEQLLRSHLIRTLPNFSGSEEQLLQAVRQRMQKPEP